From Candidatus Nanohalococcus occultus:
CAAAGGAGAATCCGTCTCCCTGTACAGTTATCTTTATGTTTTCAACGTCTTTTTCATTCTCAACAAGCGTGGTGTTCGTTCCTTTGACTCCTTCCAGTTCGCTTGTCTCCTGGGCGAAATCCAGTATTTCCGGATCATGTGGTTTCAGGACATCCAGTACAACTCTTCTTAGCTTCGACATACCAGGATTTTGTTCCACTTGGTTAAAGAGCGTTGCCAAGAAGCAGGGGTTTAAAAGGATTTAGAGTTGAGTAGTTTCTACATGGGACGTGTACGACCAACCTACATCAAGAGACTGGCGAAAGATCTAGTCAAAGCAGACCCAGAAAGATTCACACAAGATTTTGAAGAAAACAAAGAAGAGCTAAAGGATACCGAAGAGTTCGAATCCAAGAAGCTACGTAATCGGGTCGCAGGCTACATCGTCAGAGTAAAAGAGAACAAGCCGAAGACACCGCAGTAACACATTTTTGGACCTCTCTGTGTTTTAACGGATCAGGCCGGGTTCATTATACCTTAGAGCATCATATAGGCTAAGGAAGCAGCTGCCAGTACAGCAAGGTTAACTATGGATATTCCAGGAACTTCATTGGCGCTTCCTGGGCGTTGAACTGTCTCTTTCGAGGTTATGGTAGTAGACATTTTTTTCACAGTGTTAAGCTCGTTGTTCCTTGCCTCCAGTTCAAGTGTCCGTGAGCCGGTGAAATCAGGTGCTACATTTATCAGGGAAGTCCGGGTCTCATTGCCCAAGGTAAATGTCTGTGAGTCAGTTCCATCGACGAAACTTGAGAAAGATCCGCCCTCCGTAATTGTCAGTGTAATGTCTCTTTGCTCCTTCCTGTTTTTGGTCTCGAATACAATTGTCTGTTCTTGGCCCCGTGGTACGACATACTCCTGCCGTCCGTTTTCAAAGTCGAGCCTGTAGCCCTCGAACTCCAGATTGGATACATCGCCGTAGGGTTTTGTCCGGAAGCTCCATTCACCAGTCTCCGGAACTCTTATCCAGTC
This genomic window contains:
- a CDS encoding 30S ribosomal protein S17e, which produces MGRVRPTYIKRLAKDLVKADPERFTQDFEENKEELKDTEEFESKKLRNRVAGYIVRVKENKPKTPQ
- a CDS encoding DUF211 domain-containing protein, translating into MSKLRRVVLDVLKPHDPEILDFAQETSELEGVKGTNTTLVENEKDVENIKITVQGDGFSFEKVKETVENLGGSIHGIDQAICGERLVEEVSTPQD